One Streptomyces sp. L2 genomic window carries:
- a CDS encoding ACP S-malonyltransferase, with protein sequence MLVLVAPGQGAQTPGFLTPWLELPGAADRVAAWSDAIGLDLVHYGTRADADAIRDTAVAQPLLVAAGLLSAAALGDVAPGAVAGHSVGEITAAAFAGVLDDTAALGLVRKRGLAMADAAAVTETGMSALLGGDPDVSVAHLEKLGLTPANINGAGQIVAAGTLEQLAALNEDKPEGVRKVVPLKVAGAFHTHHMAPAVEALAKAADLAPADPKTAYVSNKDGRAVATGAEVLERLVGQVANPVRWDLCMETFKELGVTALIEVCPGGTLTGLAKRALPGVRTLALKSPDDLAAARELVSAATEAAAAAAGADD encoded by the coding sequence GTGCTCGTACTCGTCGCTCCCGGCCAGGGCGCCCAGACGCCCGGCTTCCTGACTCCCTGGCTCGAACTCCCCGGTGCCGCGGACCGCGTCGCCGCGTGGTCCGACGCCATCGGACTGGACCTGGTCCACTACGGCACCCGGGCCGACGCGGACGCCATCCGCGACACCGCGGTGGCGCAGCCGCTGCTGGTCGCCGCCGGACTCCTGTCCGCGGCCGCCCTCGGTGACGTCGCGCCGGGCGCGGTCGCCGGTCACAGTGTCGGTGAGATCACCGCCGCCGCGTTCGCGGGTGTGCTGGACGACACCGCCGCGCTGGGCCTCGTACGCAAGCGGGGTCTGGCCATGGCCGACGCCGCCGCGGTCACCGAGACCGGCATGTCGGCGCTGCTCGGCGGTGACCCGGACGTGTCGGTCGCGCACCTGGAGAAGCTGGGCCTGACGCCGGCGAACATCAACGGCGCGGGCCAGATCGTCGCCGCGGGCACCCTGGAGCAGCTCGCCGCGCTGAACGAGGACAAGCCCGAGGGTGTCCGCAAGGTCGTCCCGCTGAAGGTGGCCGGGGCGTTCCACACGCACCACATGGCCCCCGCGGTCGAGGCCCTGGCCAAGGCGGCGGACCTCGCGCCCGCCGACCCGAAGACCGCCTACGTCTCCAACAAGGACGGCCGGGCCGTCGCCACCGGTGCCGAGGTGCTGGAGCGGCTCGTCGGCCAGGTCGCCAACCCGGTCCGCTGGGACCTGTGCATGGAGACGTTCAAGGAACTGGGCGTCACCGCGCTGATCGAGGTCTGCCCCGGCGGCACGCTGACGGGTCTGGCCAAGCGTGCCCTGCCCGGCGTGCGGACGCTGGCGCTGAAGAGCCCCGACGACCTCGCCGCCGCCCGCGAGCTGGTCTCCGCCGCAACCGAGGCCGCTGCCGCCGCAGCGGGCGCCGACGACTGA
- a CDS encoding helix-turn-helix domain-containing protein, with protein sequence MPEPESRPADPEPRPVHPHSATLKRLEKSSGSLAAQAIARMDETLPWYRAMPPENRSWIGLVAQAGIAAFTEWFRHPDAPQAISTDVFGTAPRELTRAITLRQTVEMVRTTIEVMESAIDEVAAPGDESVLREALLVYAREIAFATAQVYAQAAEARGAWDARLESLVVNAVLSGEADEGALSRAAALGWNSPEHVCVVLGTAPDGDSELTVEAIRRASRHAKLQVLTGVLGDRLVVIAGGSDNPMAVAKSLIGPFAAGPVVAGPVVSDLLAATRSAQAAAAGLKACSAWQDAPRPVLADDLLPERAMAGDPSAREQLVEEIYRPLEEAGSALLETLSVYLEQASSLEGAARMLFVHPNTVRYRLRRVTDVTGWSPSDVRSAFTLRIALILGRLADADSQP encoded by the coding sequence GTGCCCGAACCCGAATCCCGCCCTGCCGACCCCGAGCCCCGCCCCGTTCACCCGCACTCCGCGACCCTGAAGCGGCTGGAGAAGTCCTCCGGGAGTCTCGCCGCGCAGGCGATCGCGCGCATGGACGAGACCCTGCCGTGGTACCGGGCCATGCCTCCGGAGAACCGTTCCTGGATCGGGCTCGTGGCGCAGGCGGGCATCGCCGCGTTCACCGAGTGGTTCCGGCACCCGGACGCGCCCCAGGCGATCTCCACCGACGTCTTCGGCACCGCGCCGCGCGAGCTGACGCGCGCCATCACGCTGCGGCAGACCGTGGAGATGGTGCGCACGACCATCGAGGTCATGGAGAGCGCCATCGACGAGGTGGCCGCCCCGGGCGACGAGAGCGTGCTGCGCGAGGCCCTGCTGGTGTACGCGCGGGAGATCGCCTTCGCCACCGCGCAGGTGTACGCCCAGGCCGCCGAGGCACGCGGTGCCTGGGACGCCCGGCTGGAGTCCCTGGTGGTGAACGCGGTGCTCAGCGGGGAGGCCGACGAGGGCGCGCTGAGCCGGGCCGCCGCGCTCGGCTGGAACTCGCCCGAGCACGTGTGCGTGGTGCTCGGCACCGCGCCGGACGGTGACAGCGAACTGACCGTCGAGGCGATCCGGCGGGCCTCACGGCACGCCAAGCTGCAGGTGCTCACCGGTGTCCTCGGGGACCGTCTCGTGGTCATCGCCGGCGGCAGCGACAACCCGATGGCCGTCGCCAAGTCGCTGATCGGGCCGTTCGCCGCCGGACCGGTGGTGGCCGGGCCCGTGGTGTCCGACCTGCTGGCCGCGACCCGGTCCGCGCAGGCCGCCGCCGCCGGGCTGAAGGCGTGTTCGGCGTGGCAGGACGCGCCGCGGCCGGTGCTGGCGGACGATCTCCTGCCCGAGCGCGCGATGGCGGGCGATCCGAGCGCGCGCGAGCAACTGGTGGAGGAGATCTACAGACCGCTGGAGGAGGCCGGCTCGGCTCTGCTGGAGACCCTGAGTGTCTACCTGGAGCAGGCGAGCAGCCTGGAGGGCGCGGCCCGGATGCTCTTCGTTCACCCGAACACCGTGCGCTACCGGCTCCGACGTGTGACTGACGTCACCGGCTGGTCACCCTCGGATGTACGATCCGCCTTCACCCTGCGGATCGCGCTGATCCTGGGGCGCCTGGCCGACGCAGACTCCCAACCGTAA
- a CDS encoding pirin family protein, which produces MDVRRAGERYPGGEPEAGIETRHAFSFGPHYDPSNLRFGALIACNEERLAPGAGFDEHPHSHTEIVTWVIEGELTHRDSAGHETVVRPGDVQHLSAAGGVRHVERNSGDGPLTFLQMWLAPLRPGGEPSYEIIPGIADSTPYAVPAAGAMLHVRRLSTGERTAVPDAASVYVHVIRGAVLLLSETLAAGDSARLTAPTGLALLSLTATELLLWEMPR; this is translated from the coding sequence ATGGACGTACGGCGCGCCGGTGAGCGCTATCCGGGAGGGGAACCCGAGGCCGGCATCGAGACCCGGCACGCGTTCTCCTTCGGGCCCCACTACGACCCCTCGAACCTGCGCTTCGGCGCACTCATCGCCTGCAACGAGGAGCGGCTGGCGCCGGGCGCCGGGTTCGACGAGCATCCGCACAGCCACACCGAGATCGTGACCTGGGTGATCGAGGGCGAGCTGACGCACCGGGACTCCGCGGGCCACGAGACGGTCGTCCGGCCCGGCGACGTGCAGCACCTCAGCGCGGCCGGGGGTGTCCGCCACGTCGAACGCAACTCCGGTGACGGCCCCCTGACCTTCCTCCAGATGTGGCTGGCCCCACTCCGGCCCGGCGGCGAACCCTCCTACGAGATCATCCCGGGCATCGCCGACTCCACGCCGTACGCCGTCCCGGCCGCGGGCGCCATGCTCCACGTCCGCCGCCTGTCCACCGGCGAACGCACGGCCGTCCCGGACGCGGCGTCGGTGTACGTCCACGTGATCCGCGGCGCGGTGCTCTTGCTCTCGGAGACCCTCGCCGCAGGCGACTCAGCGAGGCTCACCGCTCCCACGGGGTTGGCCCTGCTGTCCCTGACCGCAACGGAACTGCTCCTGTGGGAGATGCCCCGATAA
- a CDS encoding serine hydrolase domain-containing protein, which produces MSLQSLALIENWPVPTAAAGVVRADGTVLGTHGPAGHRFPLASVTKPLAAYAVLVAYEEGAVELDEPAGPPGSTVRHLLAHTSGLAFDEHRVMAPAGERRLYSNAGFEQLGDHVAKATEIPFAEYVRQAVLEPLGMAATSLEGSPAKDGVSTVEDLLRFAAEVQAPALLDPRTVAEAMSVQYPGTKGVLPGYGHQNPNDWGLGFEIRDSKSPHWTGSSSSPRTFGHFGQSGTFVWIDPEAGVSCVALTDRAFGPWAIDAWPSFTDAILRELHG; this is translated from the coding sequence ATGTCGTTGCAGAGTCTGGCGCTGATCGAGAACTGGCCCGTTCCCACCGCCGCGGCGGGGGTCGTACGGGCCGACGGGACCGTCCTCGGGACCCACGGGCCCGCCGGGCACCGCTTTCCGCTGGCCTCGGTGACCAAGCCGCTGGCGGCGTACGCGGTGCTCGTGGCGTACGAGGAGGGGGCGGTGGAGCTGGACGAGCCGGCCGGGCCGCCCGGGTCGACGGTGCGGCATCTGCTGGCGCACACCTCGGGGCTGGCGTTCGACGAGCACCGGGTGATGGCCCCTGCCGGGGAGCGGCGGCTGTACTCCAACGCCGGGTTCGAGCAGCTCGGGGACCATGTCGCCAAGGCGACGGAGATTCCGTTCGCGGAGTACGTGCGGCAGGCGGTGCTGGAGCCGTTGGGGATGGCGGCGACGTCGCTGGAGGGGTCGCCGGCGAAGGACGGTGTGTCGACGGTGGAGGACCTGCTCCGCTTCGCGGCGGAGGTGCAGGCGCCGGCGCTGCTGGATCCGCGGACTGTGGCGGAGGCGATGTCGGTCCAGTATCCGGGGACGAAGGGGGTGCTGCCGGGGTACGGGCACCAGAACCCCAATGACTGGGGGCTCGGGTTCGAGATCCGCGACTCCAAGTCGCCGCACTGGACGGGTTCTTCCTCCTCCCCCCGTACCTTCGGGCACTTCGGCCAGTCGGGCACGTTCGTGTGGATCGACCCTGAGGCGGGGGTCTCCTGCGTCGCCCTGACGGACCGCGCCTTCGGCCCCTGGGCGATCGACGCGTGGCCGTCCTTCACGGACGCGATCCTGCGGGAGCTGCACGGCTGA
- a CDS encoding GNAT family N-acetyltransferase — translation MSLVRRALPEDAVEVLRLRQVMIDSVFEGGEGGATDWQTASLPTLRGRLAESGGAGAGRVGAFVAYVIDHPERPGALGALAAGSLEYRIGRAGNPHGRVGHVFSVATDPDVRRRGYARACMEELLAWFREQGAAQVDLNASAAAEPLYASLGFMRKPDPSMRLDL, via the coding sequence ATGAGTCTCGTACGCCGGGCCCTGCCCGAGGACGCCGTGGAAGTGCTGCGCCTGCGCCAGGTCATGATCGACTCCGTGTTCGAGGGAGGGGAGGGCGGGGCGACGGACTGGCAGACGGCTTCCCTGCCGACGCTGCGGGGGCGGCTCGCCGAGAGCGGCGGGGCCGGGGCCGGCCGGGTCGGGGCTTTCGTGGCGTACGTCATCGACCATCCGGAGCGGCCCGGGGCCCTCGGCGCGCTGGCCGCCGGGTCGCTGGAGTACCGGATCGGGCGGGCCGGCAATCCGCACGGCCGGGTCGGGCACGTCTTCAGCGTCGCCACCGATCCGGACGTACGACGGCGGGGGTACGCGCGCGCGTGCATGGAGGAACTGCTGGCGTGGTTCCGGGAGCAGGGCGCCGCGCAGGTCGACCTCAACGCGTCCGCCGCGGCCGAGCCGCTGTACGCCTCGCTGGGATTCATGCGGAAGCCGGACCCCTCGATGCGGCTGGATCTCTGA
- a CDS encoding MerR family transcriptional regulator: protein MTVMQTTPADTDRTTPARLCSGPPRRHPRPDGKDQYTISEVVACTGLTAHTLRWYERIGLMPHVDRSHTGQRRYSNRDLDWLDFVTKLRLTGMPVADMVRYAELVREGETTYADRRDLLESTRRDVLNRIAELQDTLAVLDLKISFYAQGGAKR from the coding sequence ATGACGGTGATGCAGACCACGCCCGCGGACACCGACCGGACCACCCCGGCCCGCCTCTGCTCCGGCCCTCCCCGGCGCCATCCCCGCCCCGACGGCAAGGACCAGTACACGATCAGCGAGGTCGTCGCCTGCACCGGCCTGACCGCGCACACCCTGCGCTGGTACGAGCGGATCGGCCTGATGCCGCACGTCGACCGCTCCCACACCGGCCAGCGCCGCTACAGCAACCGCGACCTGGACTGGCTGGACTTCGTCACCAAGCTCCGCCTGACCGGCATGCCGGTGGCCGACATGGTCCGCTACGCCGAACTGGTCCGGGAGGGCGAGACGACGTACGCAGACCGCCGCGACCTCCTGGAGTCGACCCGCCGGGACGTCCTGAACCGCATCGCCGAACTCCAGGACACCCTGGCCGTACTGGACCTGAAGATCAGCTTCTACGCCCAGGGAGGCGCGAAGCGCTAG
- a CDS encoding DUF4429 domain-containing protein encodes MGDVLAGFHAAWEFESDSVLIRYERGIRTPRLFQALGERRVPLAALDEVTLTPGRRGTVVLRARPRPGADPLMDAAAGQLREGSDPYRLVLPTGRETLAEYYVDELKGLLTESGPADRYLVAAPEAPLQFKAYDAKASFDGTAVQFRWSWTGASSAKWKGGDRSFTVADLGGVEWRSPEVFEGHLRLLPRDASGEAVPADQDPAAVVFGLGYGPVHESLPFAAAVLAAVRARGPVPAIPAPARRDPADIAERIRHLGELHRAGLVTDEEFSVKKAELLAEL; translated from the coding sequence ATGGGTGACGTACTGGCCGGTTTTCATGCCGCCTGGGAGTTCGAGTCCGACTCCGTGCTCATCCGTTACGAACGGGGGATTCGGACACCCAGGCTGTTCCAGGCGCTCGGCGAGCGGCGCGTGCCGCTGGCCGCGCTCGACGAGGTGACGCTCACGCCGGGCAGGCGCGGCACGGTGGTCCTGCGGGCCCGGCCGCGGCCGGGCGCCGATCCGCTGATGGACGCGGCGGCCGGACAGCTGCGCGAGGGCAGCGATCCGTACCGCCTGGTGCTGCCGACCGGGCGGGAGACGCTCGCCGAGTACTACGTGGACGAGCTGAAGGGCCTGCTGACCGAGTCCGGTCCGGCCGACCGCTACCTGGTGGCGGCTCCCGAGGCTCCGCTGCAGTTCAAGGCGTACGACGCGAAGGCGTCCTTCGACGGTACGGCCGTGCAGTTCCGCTGGTCCTGGACGGGCGCGTCCTCGGCCAAGTGGAAGGGCGGCGACCGGAGCTTCACCGTCGCCGACCTCGGCGGGGTGGAGTGGCGCTCGCCGGAGGTCTTCGAAGGGCACCTGCGGCTCCTCCCCCGCGACGCCTCCGGCGAGGCCGTGCCGGCCGACCAGGATCCGGCCGCGGTGGTGTTCGGGCTCGGCTACGGCCCGGTCCACGAGTCGCTGCCGTTCGCCGCGGCGGTCCTGGCCGCGGTCCGGGCGCGGGGGCCGGTCCCGGCGATACCCGCGCCGGCCCGGCGCGACCCCGCCGACATCGCCGAACGCATCCGGCACCTCGGCGAGCTGCACCGGGCGGGGCTGGTGACGGACGAGGAGTTCTCCGTCAAGAAGGCGGAACTGCTGGCGGAGTTGTGA
- a CDS encoding alpha/beta hydrolase has protein sequence MTSFETSPQLNVWRALLALAVVFVMLATTGWTALRSHRPPSALQASIAKWEHGSIHGLHLPDPEAAPARLTRFFASLTPRDRDRLAHRYPLAVGNMNGAPVTLRYRANHIALGQARRAERERMHDKRLTAVGHQDASRRMHRYESLMRDHRQILAFDPKGTGRVAEVFGNLTKAQRISVVVPGVDTDLLTFQKTYRQYSAPVGMAEALYAAERTARPGTRTAVIAWADYTAPAGLGVDAATAMRAEEGAVRLNALLRALPGHAPVTTVCHSYGSVLCGVAAHDMPARVTDIAVAASPGLRVSKASHLHTSARLWAMRDATDWVQDVPYLEVGGLGHGADPMSSGYGARLLSSRDAQGHSGYFQPGTDSLQNLADVAVGAYGAVSCAHGDDACLAGVSGEALTGHA, from the coding sequence GTGACTTCCTTCGAAACCTCCCCGCAACTGAACGTCTGGCGCGCGCTGCTGGCCCTGGCCGTCGTGTTCGTGATGCTCGCGACGACCGGCTGGACCGCCCTGCGCAGTCACCGTCCGCCGTCCGCCCTGCAGGCCTCGATAGCCAAGTGGGAGCACGGAAGCATCCACGGGCTGCACCTGCCGGACCCCGAGGCGGCGCCCGCGCGGCTCACCCGCTTCTTCGCCTCGCTCACCCCCCGGGACCGCGACCGCCTCGCCCACCGCTATCCGCTCGCCGTCGGCAACATGAACGGCGCGCCGGTCACCCTGCGCTACCGCGCCAACCACATCGCGCTCGGCCAGGCACGCCGGGCCGAGCGGGAGCGGATGCACGACAAACGCCTCACCGCGGTCGGGCACCAGGACGCGAGTCGGCGCATGCACCGGTACGAGTCGCTGATGCGCGACCACCGGCAGATCCTCGCGTTCGACCCGAAGGGCACCGGCCGGGTCGCCGAGGTGTTCGGGAACCTCACCAAGGCGCAGCGGATCTCCGTCGTTGTCCCCGGCGTCGACACCGACCTGCTCACCTTCCAGAAGACGTACCGCCAGTACAGCGCCCCGGTCGGCATGGCCGAGGCGCTGTACGCGGCCGAGCGCACGGCACGCCCCGGCACGCGTACGGCGGTGATCGCCTGGGCCGACTACACCGCCCCCGCCGGGCTCGGCGTCGACGCGGCCACCGCGATGCGCGCCGAGGAGGGCGCCGTACGGCTGAACGCGCTGCTGCGCGCCCTGCCCGGCCACGCCCCCGTGACGACGGTCTGCCACAGCTACGGCTCGGTGCTCTGCGGGGTCGCCGCGCACGACATGCCCGCCCGGGTGACCGACATCGCGGTGGCCGCGAGCCCCGGCCTGCGCGTCTCGAAGGCTTCCCACCTGCACACCTCGGCCCGGCTGTGGGCCATGCGGGACGCCACGGACTGGGTGCAGGACGTTCCGTACCTGGAGGTCGGCGGGCTCGGCCACGGGGCCGATCCGATGTCCTCGGGGTACGGCGCGCGTCTGCTGTCCTCGCGTGACGCTCAGGGGCACAGCGGCTATTTCCAGCCGGGAACCGACAGCCTGCAGAACCTGGCCGACGTGGCGGTCGGCGCGTACGGCGCGGTGAGCTGCGCCCACGGAGACGATGCGTGCCTCGCCGGTGTTTCCGGCGAGGCTTTGACCGGACACGCGTAG
- a CDS encoding TetR family transcriptional regulator has product MDTLETPETLRERKKRRTREALLRAALELFTTQGYERTTVDEIAESVDVSQRTFFRYFAGKEDVAFAVQEMTEAHFVAAVRERPADEAPMEALRQAMLEGWDAIRETVESAVPVELYLRMYRTIESTPALLAAHLRRSAATEETIARELAAREGVDAASDPRPRLAVAVFGAVIRVTERQWSTGDDFSLEAIRALTASYLDQVGPALTGNWRTG; this is encoded by the coding sequence ATGGACACGCTGGAGACGCCGGAGACGCTGCGCGAGCGCAAGAAGCGGCGGACCAGGGAGGCGCTGCTGCGGGCCGCTCTCGAACTGTTCACCACCCAGGGCTACGAGCGCACCACCGTCGACGAGATCGCCGAGTCCGTCGACGTGTCGCAGCGCACGTTCTTCCGCTACTTCGCCGGCAAGGAGGACGTGGCGTTCGCCGTACAGGAGATGACGGAGGCTCACTTCGTGGCGGCCGTACGGGAGCGCCCCGCGGACGAGGCGCCGATGGAGGCGCTGCGGCAGGCGATGCTGGAGGGCTGGGACGCCATCCGCGAGACGGTGGAGTCGGCGGTGCCGGTGGAGCTGTACCTGCGCATGTACCGGACGATCGAGTCGACGCCCGCCCTGCTCGCCGCCCATCTGCGCCGCTCCGCCGCCACGGAGGAGACCATCGCGCGTGAACTCGCCGCGCGGGAGGGTGTGGACGCGGCGTCCGATCCGCGGCCGCGGCTCGCCGTGGCGGTGTTCGGGGCCGTGATCCGGGTCACCGAACGGCAGTGGAGCACGGGCGACGACTTCAGCCTGGAGGCGATCCGCGCGCTCACCGCGTCGTACCTCGATCAGGTGGGCCCGGCGCTGACGGGGAACTGGCGGACGGGCTGA
- a CDS encoding MFS transporter, with the protein MTSQTTIDTTGPGDGAAVESEPAAAAGLRGHPWLTLITVAVGVMMVALDGTIVAIANPAIQKDLHASFSDVQWITNGYFLALAVSLITAGKLGDRFGHRQTFLIGVTGFAAASGAIGLSNSIAAVVTFRVFQGVFGALLMPAALGLLRATFPAEKLNMAIGIWGMVIGASTAGGPILGGVLVEHVNWQSVFFINVPVGALALLLGLLILLDHRAALGRSPENGHSAPRSFDLPGIALLSGAMFCLVWALIKAPAWGWGDGRTWAFIAGSVLLFALFAFWETKVAEPLIPLGLFRSVPLSAGVLLMVLMAIAFMGGLFFVTFYLQNVHGMSPIDAGLHLLPLTGMMIVGSPLAGAMITKLGPRIPLAGGMVATAVAMYGMSTLTAGTGSGVMSVWFALLGLGLAPVMVGATEVIVGNAPMELSGVAGGLQQAAMQIGGSLGTAVLGAVMASKVDSDLPGNWAGAGLPKLTPAQLHQASEAVQVGAAPVTKDMPAAMVAKITEVAHHTFISGMSLASLVAAGVAAVAVFVALFTKRGANVESGAGVGHI; encoded by the coding sequence ATGACTAGTCAGACCACCATCGACACGACCGGTCCGGGGGACGGCGCGGCAGTCGAATCGGAGCCGGCCGCGGCCGCGGGGCTGCGCGGGCACCCCTGGCTCACCCTGATCACCGTCGCCGTAGGGGTCATGATGGTGGCCCTGGACGGCACCATCGTGGCCATCGCCAACCCGGCCATCCAGAAGGACCTGCACGCGAGCTTCTCGGACGTGCAGTGGATCACCAACGGCTACTTCCTGGCCCTCGCGGTGTCCCTGATCACCGCGGGCAAGCTCGGTGACCGCTTCGGCCACCGGCAGACGTTCCTCATCGGTGTGACCGGCTTCGCCGCCGCCTCCGGTGCCATCGGCCTGTCGAACAGCATCGCCGCGGTCGTCACCTTCCGCGTCTTCCAGGGCGTGTTCGGCGCGTTGCTGATGCCGGCCGCGCTCGGCCTGCTGCGGGCCACCTTCCCGGCCGAGAAGCTCAACATGGCGATCGGCATCTGGGGCATGGTGATCGGCGCGTCCACCGCGGGCGGCCCGATCCTCGGCGGTGTCCTCGTCGAGCACGTCAACTGGCAGTCGGTGTTCTTCATCAACGTGCCCGTCGGCGCGCTCGCCCTGCTGCTCGGCCTGCTGATCCTGCTCGACCACCGCGCCGCTCTCGGGCGGAGCCCGGAAAACGGGCACAGCGCCCCCCGCTCCTTCGACCTGCCCGGCATAGCCCTGCTGTCCGGTGCGATGTTCTGCCTGGTCTGGGCCCTCATCAAGGCCCCGGCCTGGGGCTGGGGCGACGGCAGGACGTGGGCCTTCATCGCCGGTTCGGTGCTGCTCTTCGCCCTCTTCGCGTTCTGGGAGACCAAGGTCGCGGAGCCGCTGATCCCGCTCGGCCTGTTCCGCTCCGTCCCGCTCTCCGCGGGCGTGCTGCTGATGGTGCTCATGGCCATCGCCTTCATGGGCGGCCTGTTCTTCGTCACCTTCTACCTGCAGAACGTGCACGGCATGAGCCCGATCGACGCCGGCCTGCACCTGCTGCCGCTGACCGGCATGATGATCGTCGGCTCCCCGCTGGCCGGAGCGATGATCACCAAGCTGGGCCCGCGCATCCCGCTGGCCGGAGGCATGGTGGCCACCGCGGTCGCCATGTACGGCATGTCGACGCTGACGGCCGGCACCGGCAGCGGTGTCATGTCGGTCTGGTTCGCCCTGCTCGGCCTCGGCCTCGCGCCGGTGATGGTCGGCGCCACCGAGGTCATCGTCGGCAACGCGCCGATGGAGCTGTCCGGTGTCGCCGGCGGACTCCAGCAGGCCGCCATGCAGATCGGCGGCAGCCTCGGTACGGCGGTGCTGGGCGCGGTGATGGCCTCCAAGGTCGACAGCGACCTGCCGGGCAACTGGGCCGGCGCGGGCCTGCCGAAGCTGACTCCGGCACAGCTGCACCAGGCCTCCGAGGCGGTCCAGGTGGGCGCGGCACCGGTGACGAAGGACATGCCGGCGGCGATGGTCGCGAAGATCACCGAGGTGGCGCACCACACCTTCATCTCCGGCATGAGCCTGGCCTCGCTGGTCGCGGCGGGCGTCGCGGCGGTGGCCGTGTTCGTCGCGCTGTTCACCAAGCGGGGTGCGAACGTCGAGTCGGGGGCGGGCGTGGGTCACATCTGA
- a CDS encoding potassium channel family protein, producing MDDLSGQARWERCTQRPLLGLALAFAVAYAVPIVDSSAGHRLTVVCTGVEWVVWGAFAVDYLMRLGLAPRRREFVRTHWPDLCAVVLPVLQPLRLLRLVSTLLLVGRRARMAPQIRLTTYVVGSVVGLLMFGSLAVLSVERTAPHGNIRTLGDAVWWSFTTMTTVGYGDHAPTTGLGRVIAVGLMLSGIALLGVVTANIAAWFIARFEKDDVEERRQTEAIAALAEEIRLLRAEVAALSAERQEQRG from the coding sequence ATGGACGATCTGTCGGGGCAGGCTCGGTGGGAGCGGTGTACTCAGCGGCCGTTGCTGGGGCTTGCTCTGGCGTTCGCTGTTGCCTATGCCGTGCCGATCGTGGACAGCTCTGCGGGGCACCGGCTGACGGTCGTGTGTACGGGTGTGGAGTGGGTGGTGTGGGGTGCGTTCGCCGTGGACTACCTGATGCGGCTCGGGCTCGCTCCGCGGCGCAGGGAGTTTGTGCGGACGCACTGGCCGGACCTGTGCGCGGTGGTGCTGCCGGTGCTGCAGCCGTTGCGGTTGCTGCGGCTGGTGTCGACGCTGCTGCTGGTGGGGCGGCGGGCGCGGATGGCTCCGCAGATCCGGCTGACGACGTATGTCGTGGGGTCCGTGGTCGGGCTGCTGATGTTCGGGTCGCTGGCCGTGCTGTCCGTGGAGCGGACGGCGCCGCACGGGAACATCCGGACGCTCGGTGACGCGGTGTGGTGGTCGTTCACCACGATGACGACCGTGGGGTACGGGGACCACGCGCCGACCACGGGGCTGGGGCGGGTGATCGCGGTCGGGCTGATGCTGTCCGGGATCGCGCTGCTGGGTGTGGTCACCGCGAATATCGCGGCCTGGTTCATCGCGCGGTTCGAGAAGGATGATGTGGAGGAGCGGCGACAGACGGAGGCGATCGCTGCGCTGGCCGAGGAGATTCGGTTGCTCCGGGCGGAGGTGGCGGCGCTGTCGGCGGAGCGCCAGGAGCAGCGGGGCTGA